A stretch of Mya arenaria isolate MELC-2E11 chromosome 14, ASM2691426v1 DNA encodes these proteins:
- the LOC128218127 gene encoding glutathione S-transferase-like, with the protein MGDSRKGCYVSVLTGVCIAFIAVGVGLIVQYVNYRTSECVCPETSKSSKQSDGIGMLRPNAKVSHDYKLFYFDCRGRGEIARMIFAYAGHPFVDKRIDYDEEWPSIKYDFPQYVLPVLEIDGSKNITQSMAIARHLSREFDINGKTPTEQTVIDEITETVADIYNFALEFQVAPTSQERVQKKAEFYKVDCPKFLMFLENLVAETGQNGFAVGDSFTVADLMLFVYIEHTEAHFTPPEAPLLKNYSLLDRNRELVSSIPRIQEYLQKRPEQDM; encoded by the exons ATGGGAGATTCAAGGAAAGGATGTTATGTTTCAGTTCTGACAG GAGTATGCATCGCCTTCATAGCTGTTGGTGTAGGATTGATCGTGCAGTACGTGAACTACAGGACGTCTGAATGTGTTTGTCCTGAAACATCAAAGTCGTCAAAGCAGAGCGATGGTATTGGAATGCTTCGACCGAATGCAAAAG TTTCGCAtgattacaaattgttttacttCGACTGTAGAGGGCGTGGTGAAATTGCCCGGATGATATTTGCATACGCTGGACATCCTTTTGTTGATAAGCGCATCGACTATGATGAAGAATGGCCTTCAATTAAATACG ATTTTCCCCAGTATGTTCTTCCAGTGCTTGAGATTGACGGGTCCAAAAATATAACACAGAGTATGGCCATAGCCCGCCATCTTTCCAGAGAGTTTG ATATAAATGGGAAAACTCCAACAGAACAAACAGTTATTGATGAGATTACAGAAACGGTTGCTGATATTTATAACTTTGCTCTCGAATTTCAAGTAGCTCCAACATCCCAAGAAAGG GTACAGAAGAAGGCCGAATTTTATAAAGTGGATTGTCCAAagtttttaatgtttcttgAAAACCTTGTAGCTGAAACGGGGCAAAATGGTTTTGCTGTTGGTGATAGC TTCACAGTAGCTGACTTGATGCTCTTCGTCTACATTGAACATACTGAAGCACATTTTACACCACCCGAGGCGCCATTGCTGAAAAACTATTCGCTTCTCGACCGGAACCGGGAATTGGTTTCGTCAATTCCAAGGATACAGGAATACCTTCAGAAAAGACCGGAACAAGATATGTAG
- the LOC128216807 gene encoding uncharacterized protein LOC128216807: MASKFESSIQRGCDFIHDFSCSPCEENGFNTEAHHYCTQCTKYYCQNCVSKHDVLYQKHALFGRKDVKKWEAAPGAVDALESCGMHPGEALKLVCADHDQLCCHVCVAVDHRQCSKIHPIPDVAKGIHRNIEFQQIPKKIAELEKQFELMKEARMKNTTSLKKTRTAISDELKTIRKKINEILDKIEKATLQDLDGIIAKLEKNIKKDIKTCDQMTIELQNMIAAFQTKSKSSESKSYIAYRKSRDIISQANDHLHGISTIECYNVTFQANNLIEELLSSIKTFGAIEEQTVTIKQRKDPLSDPNHVFSVAEYKEYNVKMSDDKYPCNIHGVCEMPSGEFVIADGNNSKVKLLDKEYRVLDHCDVPGNPFDVCHIDGNEVAVCVNSELHFINASKGKLVTTRKLSFTHDSTAAAHHGGQLYISSGTALYVYTMSGQKVKMLYEGKSGERMVEKCAISNDGKTIYIINYFKHQLIKLDNNGNKLALLTDPDMRYPTGVHVTPAGHVFVCCELFNTVLQVDNDGKKKMTTVVRKEDGLNSLQDLFFSSRTSSLIVGGVKDTLLVIKLN; encoded by the exons ATGGCTTCTAAGTTTGAATCATCCATTCAGAGGGGCTGTGACTTCATTCATGATTTTTCCTGCTCTCCGTGTGAAGAGAACGGATTTAACACCGAAGCTCACCATTATTGTACTCAATGCACAAAATATTACTGCCAAAACTGTGTTTCAAAACATGACGTATTATATCAGAAGCACGCATTGTTCGGACGGAAGGACGTGAAGAAATGGGAGGCAGCCCCAGGGGCGGTGGACGCCCTTGAGAGTTGCGGGATGCATCCCGGGGAGGCACTGAAGTTGGTATGTGCCGACCATGACCAGCTGTGCTGCCATGTGTGCGTGGCCGTGGACCACAG ACAATGTTCCAAAATCCATCCCATTCCAGATGTAGCAAAAGGTATTCACAGAaatattgagtttcaacaaattcCAAAGAAGATAGCTGAACTTGAAAAGCAATTCGAGCTGATGAAAGAAGCAAGAATGAAGAATACGACATCTCTGAAAAAGACGCGGACAGCCATTTCTGATGAATTAAAAACCATACGTAAAAAGATTAACGAAATCCTTGACAAGATTGAGAAGGCAACTTTACAGGACTTGGACGGAATAATAGctaaacttgaaaaaaatataaagaaagatATCAAAACTTGTGATCAAATGACTATTGAACTGCAAAACATGATTGCcgcttttcaaacaaaatcaaaatcaagcgagtcaaaatcatatattgCGTACAGAAAGAGCCGGGATATTATTTCACAGGCAAACGATCATCTTCATGGCATTTCCACCATTGAGTGTTACAATGTAACATTTCAAGCCAATAACCTTATCGAAGAACTTTTATCTTCAATAAAGACTTTTGGAGCGATTGAAGAACAAACTGTTACGATTAAACAGCGAAAAGATCCCCTTTCCGATCCAAACCACGTCTTCAGTGTTGCAGAGTACAAGGAGTACAACGTGAAGATGAGTGATGACAAATATCCATGTAATATCCATGGCGTATGTGAAATGCCTAGTGGAGAGTTTGTAATAGCAGACGGGAATAATAGTAAAGTGAAGCTCCTGGACAAGGAGTACAGGGTGCTCGACCACTGTGATGTCCCGGGTAATCCATTTGACGTGTGCCACATTGACGGAAATGAAGTGGCCGTTTGTGTTAACAGtgaacttcatttcattaatgCTTCGAAAGGGAAACTCGTAACTACGAGGAAGTTAAGCTTCACCCATGACTCTACTGCCGCAGCTCATCATGGTGGCCAGCTTTACATCTCCTCCGGTACCGCCCTGTACGTCTACACGATGTCGGGACAGAAGGTGAAGATGCTGTACGAGGGCAAGTCTGGGGAAAGGATGGTGGAGAAATGTGCCATCAGTAACGACGGGAAGACAATCTACATCATAAACTACTTTAAACATCAACTGATTAAACTGGACAACAACGGCAACAAGCTGGCCTTACTCACTGACCCTGACATGAGGTACCCTACTGGAGTACACGTGACACCTGCTGGACACGTGTTCGTCTGCTGCGAACTCTTCAACACAGTGCTGCAGGTTGACAATGACGGGAAGAAAAAGATGACCACAGTGGTAAGGAAAGAAGACGGACTGAACTCACTGCAGGATTTATTCTTCAGCAGCCGCACTTCTTCTCTGATTGTTGGTGGAGTGAAAGACACACTTCTTGTTATCAAGTTGAATTAA